DNA from Mycobacterium sp. SMC-8:
CAGCAGTGCCCCGAGCACACCGAACACGAAGATCGGCGGTCAGGGTCAGATAGAAGCCGAGCATCCAACGCCATCAACTGCCCGGACGGCCGCCCAGCCGGTCTGACCGGACCACGTTCGCGATGGGCCAGCGCCGAACGCGCCGAAATCCGGCGCCAGCCACAGGATCATCACCAGCACCTTGAATACGAGCTTTCCTGCAGGTGCTCGATGCCACTGCAGGAGATCGGCTCACCGGCCAACTTCCTGAGGCCCTGCAGCGCGTGCCGAGCCCACCAGCAGCGCGACAGAACAACGCCTGCAGCACGCTGCCCTCGGTCAGCGACGAGAACATCGACGTCGGGATGATGCCCTGAACGAAGTCCATCAGCCCACCCGGCTCTCATGGGCCTTGTCGGCCAGCTCGGCGCGCCACTTGCTCCACGGTGAGTGTCGGTGACATGCAATCCGCTGCCGGGGTGCAGCAGGTTGCCGACCACCAGGCCGATCGCCAGTGCGAACGTCGACATCGGCCAGGAAGTAGACGAACGCCAGGCCGCCGACCTTGCCGACGGTGGCCGCCTTGCGGACCGGACCTGATTCCCAGCACGATCGTGCAGAGATGACCGGCGCGATGGCATCATCTTGATCAGCGCCACGGAACTTGCCATACGGGTGCCCAGGACGCCGACGCTCTTGCCGACGTCGGGGCCAGGATGCCGACCCCGACACCGGCGAGGACCGCGACGATCACGGCGATGTAGAGCCAGTGCGTGCGGTCTCGTCTGGGTCGGGGTGTCGGAAGGTGGGGTCGGCCGGTCCATCGTGGTCGTCATCGCACTGTCCTCCGGGGTCGCTGTGTGCAAAAGGTCTGCAAGGATGCTCTGCGAGGACGTGAGCCAGGTCACGTTTTAGTTCATTACGTTCACGGGAGGCAGGCGATGGGACGGATCCGGCCGCCATCCCGACCCCCGTGGCCGCGGTCGTTGGCGGGCCAGGCCATCGCGTTGCAGATCCTGGTCATCGCGGTGATCGTGCTGGCCGGCAGCGCACTGGCCGCGCTGGACGCCCGCCGCGACGGCGACGCCGCGGCGCAGGAGCAGGTGGTCGGGATCGCGACCGCACTGGCCGACTCACCGTCGACGGCCGAGGCCATCGAGTCCGGGCGGGCCACCGAGATGCTGCAACCGGTCACCGAGCTGGTGCGCAGACAGACCGACATCGCGTTCATCACGATCATGGCGCCCGATCGCACCCGCTTCACCCACACCGATCCGTCCCAGATCGGCGGCGCCTATCTGGGCACCATCGAACCCGCACTGCAGGGCGAGACGTTCACCGAGGTGTACACCGGCACGCTGGGTTCGTCCATCCGTGCGGTGGCCCCGGTCTACGACGGCGACGGCCGCGTCATCGGCCTGGTCGCCGCAGGCATCCTGCAGCAGAGCCTCGCCGAGCGCTGGCAGTCGCAGCTGCCCGTCATCGCGGCCGTCAGCCTTGCCGCGCTTGCGGTTTCACTGCTGGGCGTGTGGGGCATCCGCCGGCGGCTGCTGCGCCAGACGCACGGACTGCGCCCCGACGAACTGCGCGTCATGTACGACCACCACGACGCGATCCTGCACTCGGTGTCCGAGGGACTGATCGTGCTCGACCGCTCCGGCGTGGCGGTGGTCAACGACGAGGCGCGCCGACTGCTGTCGTTGCCGGCCGGGGAGGTCGCCGCCGACGACCTGCCCGAGTTCCTGCGCACCTACAACCCCGGCGCCCGCGATGAGGTTCACGTGACCGACGACCGCGTGCTGGTGGTCAATCGGTCGCGGGTGCGGTCCGATGCCGGTTCGTCGGAAGTGGTCACCATCCGTGACCGCACCGAGTTGCAGGGCGCGCTGGGCGAACTCAACTCGCTGAAGGTGCTGACCGACTCGCTGCGGTCTCAGGCCCACGAGGCGGCCAACAAACTGCACACCGTCGTCACCATGGTGGAGATGGAACGCACCGAGGAAGCCGTCCGGTTCGCCACCGCCGAACTCGAGCTGTCCCAGCAACTCGTCGACAGGCTCTCGGATGCGGTCGGCGAGCCGGCCCTGGTGGCGCTGTTGCTGGGCAAGACAGCCCAGGCCGACGAACGCGGTATCGAGTTGACCGTGACCGAGGATTCCGAATTGCCTTCGGACACCGAAGATCTGCTCTTGACAGGCCAGGAGATGGTGACCGTGGCGGGCAACCTCATCGACAACGCGATGGATGCCTGCGATCCGGACGACCCTTGGGTGGAGGTCACCGTGCAGCAGAACGACGAACGGCTGCTGATCCGGGTGGCCGACAGCGGGGAGGGCATGGACGCCGGCACCTTCGAGAAGGCGATGCAGAGGGGTTACTCGACGAAGTCCGGTGACGACGACGGCAGGCACGGGCTGGGGCTGGCGTTGGTGGCCCAGGTGGTCAAACGCCACGGCGGGCAGCTCACCGCGGATGTGACCTACGGTTCGGTGGTGACGGTGACGGTGAATCGCCCGTGATCACGGTGTTGATCGTCGAGGACGAACCGTTGATCGCCGAGGCGCACCGGACTTATCTGCTGCGGCTGCAGGGGTTTTCGGTGGCGGCAGTGGCGCACACGGCGCGCGATGCGATGCGGGCGGCCTCCGAGGCGGCAGCGTCGGACGCCCCGATCGACCTGGTGCTGCTCGACATCGGGCTGCCGGACGCCAACGGGATCGCGCTCGCGTCGGCGCTGGCCGGCCTGCGGCCGGCGCCGGACATCATCACGATTACCTCAGAGCGCGATCTGGAGATGGTGCGCGCCGCGGTCGGTCACGGCGCGCTGGCGTACCTGTTGAAGCCGTTCACCTTCGCCGCGTTCCGCGAACGACTCGCGAGGCACCGGCGCTACCGCGAAGCGCTGCCTGCCGGTACCGATGCCGCCAGCCAGGCCGAGGTCGACCGGGCGCTGGCCGAGCTACGGGTCAACCCGGACCGGTCGGTGGCACCGAAAGGGGCGGCAGCGGGCACGAACGACGAGATCGCCCGTGCCGTACGCGATTCCACCCACGGTGTGACCGCCGATGAGGTGGCCAGGCAGGTGGGGGTGTCGCGGGTGACGGCCTGGCGTTACCTCGAGCGGCTCACCGACGAGGGAACGGTCAGCCGCCACACCGACTATGGAAAGGCCGGGCGACCGAAAACCCGCTATCAGTGGCGGTGAACTCGAGTGACGCCGTCAGGCGGGGGCTGCCTGCAGCCGGCGCGGGGCGCCCACCGCGATCTGATCGGTCGCCAGGAACTGCGAGTACAGCGTCTCGATCGAGGACTCGACCGAGTACACGCTCACCGCGCCGGAGTAGTCGGCGACGTAGAGGCGCGAACTGTCGGCGCCCTGAGCGACGCACGACGGCCTGGCGTCGACCGTCAGCGCGTCGACGACGTCGAGGCTGAGCGTGCACAGCACCGCGACACGGTCGTAATCCACGATGTATGCGCGGGTCTGGTCGGCGCTCATCGACAACTGCGTGGGGGCACCACCCACGGTCACCCGATCGGTGATCCGCATCGCGCCCAGATCGAGGATGTGGACGGCGCCGCCGACCACTCGGTCCGAGGTGAGCACGTAGACCGCTCCCGGCGTAGGCGATGTCGCGGATCGGTGCGCCGACAGGCACCACCCGATGCACCTGCGAGGTTTCGGTGTCGACGACGATCACGCGGCTGCCGACCGCGTCGGTGACGGCGACGTACAGCCGCTTGCCGTTCGGGTCGGCGCAGAGCGCGTCCACGTTGGCGGCCGGACCGGATCCGATGCCGATGGTGCCGACCCGCTCAGCGGTGACGTCGATGACCGCGACGTCGATGCGGTCCTGCGCACCGCGACCGGCATAAACCCGCTTACCGCCGGAACCGGCCGTCAGCGCGGTGACCCCGAAGGCCACCGGGTAGGTAGCGACGACGGCGCGGCTGTCCAGGTCGATCACCTTGACCGCGTCGAAGCTGCCGGAGGTGACGCCGACGAAGGCCCGGTCGTCGGACACGGCCACCGCGGTCGGCTCACCGTCGACCGCGACGGTGGCGACCACGTTGAGGGTGGTGTTGTCGATCAGCGACACGCTGGCGTCGGCGGCATTGGCCACGACGACAATGCCCTGAGCCGCGGCGATGTCGCCGATGGGGCCCAGGTTCGGCGTGAGGCGGTGCTCCAGCACCACATCGCCTTTCGCTGTCCCGTCGGTCCCGCGTGTCCCTGCCGCCGCCGACGGCGCATCTGTCACATTCGACTCGGTTTTACCCTTGGACATCAAGCGCCTCATCAGCACCGAAAAGTTTGCCATGTGTTGTGGTACCTCCGCCGGCACGACGTCTGCCAAGCTCTAGATTCCGTGTCAAGGCGCCCGAACGGGCGCCGCCTGAGTCGAGTGTAGCGACGGAAATTCGGTATCGACCCCGACGAATTCGCGCTTCGTCACAGGGAGCGCCGAAGCTCTCAGGGCTCGCTTAAGAAACGTTGCGTTATGAATTCGTTACTTCGAAACAGCAAAGCCGAAACCGCAGCTGAACAGTGCCTGAACGGAGGCAGCAAGCCCACCGGGAAAATCGGCACAAAACATGTTCGTAACAATTTCTTAGCTTTGCCCCGGAAAGTGAGCGCGAGATCACAGCGGCACATCGCAGCAAAACCACAATGTGGATAACGGCTGTGGAGAACTCCGCACCTGGGCGGCAGCACGCGTCTGCGAAGGCTGCGCCGTCGTGTTCGCTGGAAAAGCGTCAGGCAGGTTTGGCGGCGCGCACCGACGGGATCGTTGTTGCCGGGATCAGACCCTCGGGATCACAGAGTTCGAGCACGCGTGCCACTGCCGGCCCGGCGACGACGCACCAGGTCACTTCTTCGCGAGCCAGATGGGCGCTGATGGCGTACAGCGCCGAGGCGCCGTCGAAGGCCATGAAATTCACGTCGGTGAGATCGAGCACCACGGCAGCGCTGCCGGCGCTGACTTCGCGCACGGTGTGGGCGAAGTGTTTGGCGTTGGCCGCGTCCACTTCGCCGCACACCGCTACCGTGGCCTTTCTGTCGGCCCCCACGCCCTCCTCACGCCAGGTGAAGGTCAGCGACGTCGACGCGATTGCGAAGCTCCGACTGTCGGCTGACCTGCTGCGGATGGAGGTAGCGGTCATCGCAGGACAATCTACCTGCGTGACGGTTACGACTGTTCGGCTTTTGCCGCTCCTCGTTGGCCTTGGCGGCCGCGCGGGCACTCTCGGCCTCGGCTTCCTTCTGTGCGGCCTCGCGCTGTGCGTCGGCCTTGTCCTGCTGGGCCTGGCCCTCGCGTTGCAGGTCATCCCGGCCCGTGACGACGCCGACGACCTCTTTGGCCTTGCCCTTGACGCCTTCGACGACGCCCTTGACGGCTTCTTCCGGACCAGAATTGTGATCGCTCACCAGACACTCCTTTTTCTGCGGGGCTACCGCTGGGCGAAGCGTCTGTTCCCCAGGCGCCAAAATGTCAAACCTGCCGGTCAGCACGACAGACAGGCGACCTAGCTTTGACGTGCGCCACGGCGACGTCGAGCGTCGAGAAGAGATCGACGTAGTCGGCCACCCCGGTGATCTGGAGCGGGCGACTGGTGGCCGGTCCGTCGGCGACGACGGCGAACTCGACCGAACCGTCGACCTGCTTGCGCGTGACCATCAGGACCTGCATGCCCGCCGACCCCAGAAAGTCCACGTCGGTCAGGTCGACGATCAGGCCCGACGGCCTGCGCGCCAGCGCCGCGGCGATCACCGCCTGCAGTTGCGGCGCGGTGAGCATGTCGACAGCGCCGACCGCGGCGACCACCGCGATATCGTCGACCTGCTGTTCGCTGAATTGCTGCATCGTCCTCAAGCCTCGTCTCATAAATGCGGCCGAAGAGCGGTCGCAGATGATCTCGGGAGGCTGCAGTCTGAACCCGGAGCGGTGTCTTACGTATGACAACCTCACACAGGTTAGCGAAGTCATCCGCAGAACGAACAATTGCGGCGATCAGCGCCTACCGTCCGTCGGCGCCCGCGCCATCACCGGCTGAACTTCCCGATCCCCCGCGGGACGCACTGGCCGCCGTTAGCGTGACCCTGCACAGGGACCTACGCGGGGAGCCAGCATGCGCGCCACACCGTCACGTCACACCGAAGGCGATCGAGCCACCTCCGGCCGATGTCGGCTCGCCACACTCGTACTGACCGCGCTGGCAACCCTTCTCGGGGTGGGCCTGCTGACCCCGGGGACGGCGGCGGCGCAGGACCCCAACTACGTCATCGCCACCGACACCACCTTCGCGCCCGTCGAATTCCAGGACGCCGGTGGCCAACTCGTGGGCATCGACAGGGATCTGACCCGCGAGCATCCACGGCTGCGGGACTTCCTGTCCAAGGTGCTCTAGGCAGCGGTACGCCGAAACTGCCCGGGATCTCCATGGAATCTCCATCCGGACTCCAAGCGTTGCACGGCACGCGTCGCGACGATGGTGTCACTCGATGTCCTGGCCACGCCGGTGACGCCCTCACACAAGGAGTTGCACGATGACGAAGTTACTTGCCGCGGCCCTGCTGCCGCTCGGTGCCGCGTTGACCCTGGCCGCGCCGGCCCAGGCCGACACCGCGACCTCGACGATCAACCAGCTGCGGTCCCAGGGCTATGACGTGCGGGTCAGCCGCGTCGGCAGCGCCCCGCTCGACCAGTGCACGGTGATCAGCGTGCGCAGCCTGCCGATCGCCAACCAGCAGTTCCCGGTCGACGACGACGACGTCAACGTGTTCACGGTTACGCCCAAGCAGAAGGTGAATGTGACGCTGGACTGCGCCGGCTGATCCGAGCCCGGCGGGCGCTACACACGGTGCCCGTCTAGGTTTGGATCCCGTGTCTTCGGCGCCCCCGTCCCGATCGTCGTTCCCCCGCGGCATGGCGCTGCTCGTGGCCGGTGCCATGTTCATGGAGATCCTGGACGCGACGATCATCGCGACCGCCATCCCGGCCATCGCGGCGAGCTTCGACGTGGCCCCCGTCGATGTCAACATCGCCGTTTCGGCCTACCTGCTGACCGTCGCGGTCCTGATCCCGGCCACCGGGTGGGCGGCCGACCGATTCGGCATCCGGGCCGTGTTCCTCTGCGCGATCGTCATTTTCACGCTGGCCTCGGCGGGATGCGCGCTGAGCGTCTCGCTGCCGATGCTCGTGGCGATGCGGGTCCTGCAGGGGGTCGGCGGCGCGATGATGGTCCCTGTCGGCCGGCTGGCGGTGTTGCGTTACAGCGAAAAGACCGATCTGGTGCGCGCGATCGCACTGCTGACCTGGCCGGCGCTGACCGCGCCGGTGGTCGCACCCGCACTCGGCGGGGCGATCGCGACCTACGGGTCCTGGCGTTGGATCTTCCTGATCAACATCCCGATCGGGATCGTCGGATTCTTGTTGGCGCTCAAGCTGATCCGCGGCGGCCCGACAGCAGAGGTACGGCCGTTCGACTGGCGGGGGCTGCTGTTTCTCGGCACGGGCATCGCGGCGGCGCTGCTGGCCCTGGAGCATGTCCGGGTCAGCGGCACCGACTGGGTGCTGGTCGGAGTCGGCGGCACGGTCGCGGTCGTTCTGCTGGCCGCCGCGCTCTGGCACCTGCGCCGCTCGCCGGCGCCGCTGATGCGGCTGTCCGTGCTGCGGGTGCGGACGTTGCGCATCACGGTATCGGGCGGCTCGCTGTATCGCCTGGTGATCACCGCGGTGCCGTTCCTGCTGCCGCTGCTGTTCCAGCTGGAGTTCGGCTGGTCGGCGTTCACCGCGGGATTGATGGTGGCCGCGCTGTTCGTCGGCAACCTGACGATCAAGCCGATCACCACGCCGTTGATGCGCCG
Protein-coding regions in this window:
- a CDS encoding ATP-binding protein gives rise to the protein MGRIRPPSRPPWPRSLAGQAIALQILVIAVIVLAGSALAALDARRDGDAAAQEQVVGIATALADSPSTAEAIESGRATEMLQPVTELVRRQTDIAFITIMAPDRTRFTHTDPSQIGGAYLGTIEPALQGETFTEVYTGTLGSSIRAVAPVYDGDGRVIGLVAAGILQQSLAERWQSQLPVIAAVSLAALAVSLLGVWGIRRRLLRQTHGLRPDELRVMYDHHDAILHSVSEGLIVLDRSGVAVVNDEARRLLSLPAGEVAADDLPEFLRTYNPGARDEVHVTDDRVLVVNRSRVRSDAGSSEVVTIRDRTELQGALGELNSLKVLTDSLRSQAHEAANKLHTVVTMVEMERTEEAVRFATAELELSQQLVDRLSDAVGEPALVALLLGKTAQADERGIELTVTEDSELPSDTEDLLLTGQEMVTVAGNLIDNAMDACDPDDPWVEVTVQQNDERLLIRVADSGEGMDAGTFEKAMQRGYSTKSGDDDGRHGLGLALVAQVVKRHGGQLTADVTYGSVVTVTVNRP
- a CDS encoding response regulator, encoding MITVLIVEDEPLIAEAHRTYLLRLQGFSVAAVAHTARDAMRAASEAAASDAPIDLVLLDIGLPDANGIALASALAGLRPAPDIITITSERDLEMVRAAVGHGALAYLLKPFTFAAFRERLARHRRYREALPAGTDAASQAEVDRALAELRVNPDRSVAPKGAAAGTNDEIARAVRDSTHGVTADEVARQVGVSRVTAWRYLERLTDEGTVSRHTDYGKAGRPKTRYQWR
- a CDS encoding YncE family protein, whose protein sequence is MLTSDRVVGGAVHILDLGAMRITDRVTVGGAPTQLSMSADQTRAYIVDYDRVAVLCTLSLDVVDALTVDARPSCVAQGADSSRLYVADYSGAVSVYSVESSIETLYSQFLATDQIAVGAPRRLQAAPA
- a CDS encoding STAS domain-containing protein, which produces MGADRKATVAVCGEVDAANAKHFAHTVREVSAGSAAVVLDLTDVNFMAFDGASALYAISAHLAREEVTWCVVAGPAVARVLELCDPEGLIPATTIPSVRAAKPA
- a CDS encoding STAS domain-containing protein, which encodes MQQFSEQQVDDIAVVAAVGAVDMLTAPQLQAVIAAALARRPSGLIVDLTDVDFLGSAGMQVLMVTRKQVDGSVEFAVVADGPATSRPLQITGVADYVDLFSTLDVAVAHVKARSPVCRADRQV
- a CDS encoding MFS transporter, translating into MALLVAGAMFMEILDATIIATAIPAIAASFDVAPVDVNIAVSAYLLTVAVLIPATGWAADRFGIRAVFLCAIVIFTLASAGCALSVSLPMLVAMRVLQGVGGAMMVPVGRLAVLRYSEKTDLVRAIALLTWPALTAPVVAPALGGAIATYGSWRWIFLINIPIGIVGFLLALKLIRGGPTAEVRPFDWRGLLFLGTGIAAALLALEHVRVSGTDWVLVGVGGTVAVVLLAAALWHLRRSPAPLMRLSVLRVRTLRITVSGGSLYRLVITAVPFLLPLLFQLEFGWSAFTAGLMVAALFVGNLTIKPITTPLMRRFGIKRVLLVNGLVSVAWFAVLAALRPDTPVVVIAVALYVSGALRSIGFTAYNSLAFADVDGDELTHANTLNATVQEVAAGLGIAVAALLLTVLASFSWAFVALGALLALTLVETLRLPADAGAHVSGTR